The Apium graveolens cultivar Ventura chromosome 3, ASM990537v1, whole genome shotgun sequence sequence tatttatatatttggCAGTGGCCTATAGTGATTTCTAATTCTCCATCCTGGGAGAACAGATCAGACTCGGATAATTCAGACTCTGAGAGGACCTTAGACGTTGTAGCTGGGGAGACTCTTTTTCCTCCCCCACCAGTTCCTCCATTTGCACCGAGAGATGTGTCAGGACCTAGTGCCCAGTCCTCGTTGGGTACATAGGTCAGTGTCCGCTGTTAGAGATTTTCCACCAGACAGCGGTCCTAGTTCTTCTTCTAGAGACCTCCAGTTCCTCCATCTGCTCCTTCAGGTGCTTCATCCCCGATACCCTACCATGTTCACCGGGCGGTGAATATGTCCTTTATTAGAGagcagagtcttgatagaaacagcctgtCTTTGGCATATcagagcctggtttttgcacataagcctcaactcctccaattcagatttttcattcgaagattgaCCTGCATCATGAGTGTGTTGTTAAAGTTGGAGTTATTGTCTTGGTGTAAATTGTTGCAGAAAACCGGGAGGGTTGAATTTATTGGATCcaaactgctgataaggctgttgtacCGCATTCTGGTTGTTGCTCTAGCTGAAGTTAGGCTGATTCCAGTTGTCAAGATAATAAGTGTCTGGAACcggttgctgcgatctctgaaagttgctcagaAACTGatctgattcactagatatagcgcattacTCAGTtgcatgcgaacctgcacatagctcacaaacactggttatctgattaacatcatagttagccagagaattgatattcatagacaactcctttacttgagcagtgatagccgtagttgtatccacttcaagaactcctgctaccttgccctgtggcaatctctgggttggatactgatattcattagcagccatctgttcaattagatcataagcttcctcatagctctttgcccatagTGCTCCACCTGATGatgcatcgagcataggtcttgattgtgctCCAAACCCGTTATAGAAGTAATTGATGATCATTCAATCACGCATTCCATTATGAGGACACTTCCTAtgcatctccttgtagcactcacaagcttcatataaagattctcctgattaCTGCACAAATTTAGTAAgagcatttctgattgcagctgtctttgccatagggaagaatttagtgagaaacttttgagcaagatcttcccaagtagtaatcgaactagctggtagagagtgcaaccagctcttagccttgtccctcagagataatgggaatagtctcagcttcacagcatcttcagaaacaccgttgaacttgaaggtgtcgcagatctcaatgaaatccctaatgtgcatattgggatcttccgttggagaacccccaaaccggattgaattctgcacccattgaattatgccaggcttgatctcaaaggtattagctgtgatagatggcctgacaatgctagattgaatgtcattgatcttgggttgagaaaaatccatcaaggctttcattcgtgctgctggatctcccattgtaatgagtacctgaaacacaaacaaataaaccgtaaaagtaaaagaatccgagtcagtgaactttaacgaccactgatgataagcacataaactaaaaattaacaccgaatccccggcagtggcgccaaaaacttgttagggacaaaacacgcgctaaaattcacgtaagtatacgcgttcgcaagtagtataagatataaattagattcattcccacagagactagtttaggttaagttcaatttatgcacctatgcaacaatgtatgattatcgctcaatgctaagacaaataacaaattgggttttgattaaactaagagattatactagatagcattaactaagagaattgaggttgaattacttatatgagacaaacatgggatcctaacttcattaaatacttcattcaatagcctttttattcttaaccttagcatagtaatggtgatgacactaatcagataacatgaaactagtaaacgccaactttcgttgtacgaataccctactaccaagcatccacaaaagagatagaatttgaatatacaccaattatgtttagtccttatatgtctataagaattgaaaaaataacagtttaatgcgcaagttatctatcatgattacatagggcaagtaagatggttaaaattacctacgaatcatgcataacaataacacatgaacctatgctagcatggcaaattctaaacctctatattcacggtcgctttaatagagattaacacgctatcttatatgttagctacgcacataagatgaataagcacaacaattactaggatatcaatcaatcaccacacaccaagatattgaaacaaatcaactatagaaatacataagtaaatccgctagaaccccacaataacgattagttcataaacgaactcatcgtcaccatgggttcaataaaagcatgataataaacaatataagagtactagggttcaaagacaaatcgaaaacaagcatccaagtatcgcctaaatcaaagaaaacaaaagtcttctttcCCGTAGCCTTTTagtgctctctaggtcttcttattgctctcctaGGTCTCCTTGTAGTTAAAAACGtgattttattgatatatataggcttctGGCCGTTTTGGGCTTCCAGACTCTCAAAATTAGACTGGAATCAGGATTCTGTGAAAATGACCTGGCGCGGCCGTGCGCTATcctagcgcgggcgcgctatcccagcgcgggcgcgctctgTTTCTGACCTTCTGGCACGGCCGCCCCGCATTCCAgcacgggcgcgccgtgctactgttctttcagcgcggccgccccacttcccagcgcgggcgcgccgtgcttctggatTTTTGCTCCAATTTCTTCTTTTGGTTGTAAGTTGAGTCCACTTATCAGAATTTGACGATCCAATAGTCCATATGAAGCTCTTGAGATCCTCTACAATTTGGGAATGGACTTGACTTCAGATTATTGACTCTTTTCATCATATATTCAATAAAAGCTTCATTTATCCTCCAACTAATGTCTGAGatgcaaaaatacaaaaacacatcaaaaataccaataacttgagtccaaaacaccaacttaagtctctaatgaagcgttccaagtagatataaaatccatttaTCAGGTAGCGCTAGTGGTAGTGATTAGAGCAGCAGAGCAGCAGTGGCAGACAGAGCTCAGAGCTGGTTTTCAAGAGTTCTGTATTTGttttatatgtatattatattGTTGTAATATGTATTAGGCGGAGGCTACTATGGCATCCAATTTTTTTGTGTACTCGGTTTTATTTCTAGTATTGCACTGTAGTTGTTGGATGGATCTTTGTACTGTTATTGTACCATAGTTCTTTTATATACAGTTGTTGTTGGTTTTCATTTTTCCTGCACTGTTGTTATTACCGTTACTGTTATTGCTGTATTTGTTGCTAGTTTTGTTAAATTTAGCTATGCATCGTGGGTGGACCCCAAGTAAATAAGAAAGGGAATATTTTATTGTGGCAGCgttctcctgatgcataaaaatgttgctacccgggggcacaattttcatataaaactttttgttatgtttcaggagaatgccgccCAAGAAGAATATCCCGTCCAATTCTTCGAGTAGAAACTCTAATGGGGGCCCAGCCATGGGTAAATTGCTAGATTTGTTGCACCAATAatctaatcagatggctcagcagcaagaacaattccaacagcagcaacaacaatttctgcaacagcagcaacaacagtagaaattcatacaacaacagcaccaacaaatccaacaacaacaGATGTAGCTTCAGTAGCAACACCAGCCGAGAGAGCCAAACCAAACCGTTAGTTTCAAGTCCTTCCAATCAGTCAAACCTCTAGAGTTTAAGGGCAAAGTAGACCCGATTGCCGCTAGAgtttggcttaaggaaatggagaAGGCCTTTACCCTTATTCAGGTCAGTGATGATTTAAGAtggattatgctagttattttcttaAGGGTGAAGCAAATTTTTGGTGGGAATTCACGTGTGCATTGGAAGGAGAAGGTCTTGTTTCTTGGACCAGGTTTACAGAGTTgttcttggagaaatactttaCGGATTGTCTACAGAATCAGTTAGAagtggaatttttggaattgaagcaaggtgAGAAGagtgtggcagaatatgaggcaaAGTTTACAAAATTGGCCTGACTAGCCCCTAGATATGTGAATACGGAGATTCAGAAAGCAATGAGGTTtgaacaaggattgaagcctgaagtCCGTAGTGGAGTGGTGGCTTTGCATCTCAAGAcgtatacctctgtagttcaGGCCGCCCTAGTGATTGAAAGTGATCATAAATTGGCCTCCAAGGAGAGAAGTGacaagaaaaggaagtttgacaGTGGTACTGACAAGGCGGATCGAGAAGAATCCAATCAGAAGTTCCCAAGGAAATTTGGCCGAAATAGGAACAAGAGATTCAGGAGACAAGGTTTTCCCCAGACGAGTCCAAGTGTCACCTCAGTTGCTTCTGCCCCAGCTCAGTCAACCAAGCCAATCGTGGAATGTAAGTCATGTGGTAAGAAGCATAGTGGTCAATGCAGAAAGGATGTCCAGTGTTTTAAGTGTGATCATAAAGGCCATTATGCGTCAGAGTATAAAGGAGTTATCCTGCTTTAAGTTTGGTAAGGTTAGACACATTGCCAGAAACTGTAAGGTCGCTACTCAGGGCAACGTAGGAGGTAGTGcatctcaaggaccagcaacaaTCACAGCAAGAGCCTGAACCTTCAAGATGACCAAGAGATCTAATGCTCAGGATTCGGATATAGTTGCAGGTACGCTCTCTCTTAATTATGTGCCTGTTAAAGTTTTTTTTGACTCAGGATCGTCTAAATCCTTTATATCAAAAGAATGTGTAAGTAATATGGATTTAATGTTAGAAGATTTAGCTGATCCCTTGACCATTGAAGTGACCAATCAGGAAAAAGTTTCAGTAAGCCAATTTTTTCTTAGGTGTCAACTAGAAATCTGCGGGCATTCCTTTTCAGTGGacctaatacccttcgagttgggagagttcgacatgattctaggaatggattggttatcccaacataaggcaaatattgattgtaagaaaaagaaaattttaatgTATACAGAAAATAATGTTAGAATAACTTACCAAGGACAGAAACAggaaaagaaatttctctcgataTTGGAAGCAAAGAAATTGTTGAGACAAGGATGTAAGGCCTACTTAGCCCATATTGTGGACACTGAGAAAAAGGCACCTAATCTGGATGGGATTCCAAGAGATAGTGAATTTTCGGATGTTTTTCTAGATGAGTTGCCAGGATTACCATCCGATCGTGAGATTGAGTTCTCTATCGACCTAATACCGGGagcggaaccagtttcaaaggctccttatcgtatggccccagtagaaatgaaggaactagccaaacaacttcaggaacttttggataaaggggtaattagaccaagtgtatccTCGTGAGgcgcaccagtgttatttgtaaagaagaaaaacgggagcatgaggttgtgtattgattatcgggaactgaataagttaaccatcaagaacaagtatcccctacccagggattgatgacttgtttgatcagcttaaagGAGCGTgctatttttcaaagattgacttaagatcgggttATCACCAGCTGAAAATCAAGCTTGAAGACATaccgaagaccgcatttagaaccaggtttggacactatgagttcttagtgatgtcatttgaATTGACTAATATACTAGCCGCTTTCATGAATTTAATGAACCGGATGTATAAGGAGTtcttggataagtttgttattgtatttattgatgacatcctcgTCTACTCGAAGACTAAAGACGACCATGCCGAACATCTGAGGATTGTTCTGCAAAGGCTGAGAGAAAAGCagttgtacgctaagttttcaaaATATGAAATTTGGTTAGATGAAGTTCAGTTCTTGGGTCAATAgtgggtaaggatggtattaaAGTAGATCCCataaagattgaagctgtatccaGATGGGAACAACCGAAGACCCCGGCagaagttagaagttttcttggactGGCAGGATACTACCGAAGATTTGTGCAAAGACTTTGCCAAAATTGAAACTCCATTGACCAAGCTGAccagaaagaatgagaagtttgtttggactgagaaatatgaagaaagttttcaggaattaaagaaaatatTAGTAACAGCACCAGTATTAGCGTTACCAGATGAAACAGGAAACTTCGTGATTTACAGCGACGCTTCTCTGAAAGGTTTAggatgtgtattaatgcaacatgataaattTATTGCTTATGCGTCCCGGAAGTTAAAACCCCATGAACAGAAATACCCagtgcatgatttggaattagcagcaatagtaTTCGCATTGAAGCTATGGGGGCATTACTTCTACGGAGAGAAGTGCGATatctatacagatcataaaagcttaaaatatatattcacccaaaaggacttgaacatgagacaacgaagatggtcggagctgatcaaggattacgattgttcCATCAACTATCATCCGGGCAAAGCCAATGTGGTAGCAAATGCTTTAAGCAGGGAGGAAATATTGAATGAGATCAAAGCTTCAGGAAGGACTAGCAAGGGAATTGGAAAAGATGGAAATTAAAGTTCGAGTGCTAGAGGGTAATAAAGAGCAATTGTATGAAATCACTTTTTAGCCAGAATTGATGGAAAGAATAAGAaagtatcaagaggaagttaTATATCAAGGATTGGATAATTTGACTGGAGAAGAAgtttgtactcaaaaggatagcAAAGGTATGTTCAGGTTTTTTCAAGAATATGGATTCCCAAtatgactgaattgaagaatgagattttgcggGAGGCTCATAATTTTAGGTTCTctattcacccgggaagtaccaaaatgaatcaagacttgaagaaaaacttttggtggccaagaaTGAAGAAGGAGATTGCGAATTGGGTTAAcaaatgtcacgtgtgtcagacggtAAAGGAAACATCaaggccaagtggattgttacaactCTTGGAGATTCCACAGTAGAAATGTGAGGAGATTgcaatggatttcgtagtaggattgccaaagacaaAGTCGAATCATGACGCTATCTGGGTAATCATTGGCAGGTTGaccaagtcagcacatttcctccctatcaacgagagatattctttggaaaagttagttaaAATGTATCTGGATGAAATAGTAACTAAGCATGGAAGCTCCTGTGTCCATTGTGTCGGACCGAGACCCAAGATTCAACTCAAGGTTTTGGACTAAGTTTCAAGAGTGCCTTGGAACTAAGTTAAACatgagcactgcttatcatcctcagacagatggccaaagtgagcGAACGATTCAGACTATAGAAGACATGTTAAgagtttgtgctttggatttcaaaGGAAACTGGGACGACCatctacctttgattgagttttcttacaataatagctaccatgctagcatcggaatgccaccctatgaagccctatatggacgtaagtgtagatcaccttTGTATTGTGATGAAGTAGGAGAAAACAAAGTGTTAGGACCTGAGCTAGTGCAGCAGACTAAAGATGCAGTAgcattgattcggaaaaggttggaagcCACCCAGGATAGATAAATGAAGAATGCGGATTTACATCAAAAGGATATGAATTTTGAGATAGGGTCATTGGTATTgttaaaggtatcaccttggaaagggttagttcGATTTGAACAGAAGGGTAAGCTCAGCCCAAGGTATATAGGGccatttgaagttttgaagcAAATAGGAAAAGTCACTTACGAGATAACATAACCACCACAgttgcagcatattcataatgtgttccatgtatccATGTTGAAGCCGTACATCCCTGATTTGAATCAAGTAATTGAGTATGAACCAATCGAGCTTCAGTCAGATCTGTCCTATATGAACGGCCAATCCAGATTTTAGATCGCAAGGAGCGtgtacttagaaataagtctattctatagttaaagtactttggagaaaccctacGGTAGAAAAGTCcacctgggagttagagtcagatatgcttgacaaatatcctcacttgtttaattagtTAAGACTCTGAGGATAAAATATTTTtcaagggggaaggatataatgactcgtatatttttgtattatttaagtgtgtaattattgtgtaattaattaaataaaaaggTATATACTGATTTTGCCCGCTATGTTTTGTTTATTgttatttatatgtgattgttgTTCTGCGTGtggattatttgtataattgtttgtTAAACCATATTCTACATATTTTACTTGTTTAcataaacgagttatgatttctgttcctatattGTTTTTGTATAAActgctttacttgttattcatatagtggtactgttgagcaattgattggtCACCCTTGCATcttgttttgtatttatatattgcagatgcctagaagatcagtccGACCTTGGCAGAATAGAGTGCCAGccccctccggtcccggctcctctgagttaatttgtatcagaccatgagtTCTGATtagttgctgtaataagttagagTGGCAGGTTGTTGAATAAGTCAGTTATAGatttgtaacctaaataatacttgaacctgtatcAAATCTTGGGTTGGGGTcatgtttatataataatgtttaatCAGTAGTTTATATTTGTGGTTTGTAATATTTTAGTGACGCCAGCccttgaccccggggttgaggccgtcaaaAGGTACCTCCTGCAATGTCCCATTACGGGAGGTGTGCCGCAATGAAATAATGCGGGGCACCCGGTGGTTACTACAACCACCGGGGGTTGTGGACCaaaacctatatatatatatatatatatatatatatatatatatatatatatatatatatatatgactgTGTTTGAATATGTTTGAGTGCGGATAAACAATAATAGTATTTAagaacacaaagtaaataaacaggAGTTTAAAAAACTTTCTGTGATACTAATAGCACCAAACTGCTTACAAGTATTTACAAACTTGAACTCTAGAGACTAAGGCTACAGCTTTCTTGCTCTATCGTTTTAAATCAATATGTAATTCTTAATTTTTAAACACTTATTATTCTTGGCTTATATACCACCAAGATACAAGTGAAATAAGACAAAATATCAAACCTATCAGCATGAAAATGAAAATGCTTCATTTTTTTCTAATACATGCAAATAGGATACCACATttcttttgtatacaatcaacccgtgtgactgtcaagtcactgtTAAATCCCTTTCAACTGTTATTTTGGTTGACTCTCCGTTGAAGTTTCACGAGAGTTATTCGTTGAGACTTCATCTGCCATCCCTTGAAATTTTATTGGCTCATCCGTTAAAGTTTTGTAAATTAGCAGTTGAAGTTGTTTAcatagcagttgatactctttcatttatataaaattataaggTATCTTATATACTCTTGTTTAAAAACTAAATGAGGGGATAtgataataaatatatatagtaGATTAAAGTAAGAAACCTTAAATTCAATTTATTTTATAACGCGTTTTTCCTTATGTCAATTAATCTATGAATGTACAAACTTTGTGAATCTCGCAAATTTGTAAATAAATCAATTTTAGATTGTTTATTTAATGAAATCGACAAATTTTAATCCATAAAAGTAAAAGTATATTAAGAGAGAGAGAGGTAAAAGAGTTGTCGGTAGGTGAATAGATAGAAGAAGCTACTATTACATTGGAACCCCCTCCATTCACAGGAACGTAAACAAACAGATCATAAGAAGATGGAAGCTCTAGTATGTAGAAAGCTTGGAGACCCAACAGATTCAAGTTCCAACTCACCACTGAGTGTCGAAAAATGTCATCCTATCCCTGAATTGAAATCAGCAACAAGTGTTAGAGTTAGAGTGAAAGCCAGCAGTTTGAATTTCGCAAATTATTTACAAATTCAAGGCAAGTATCAGGAGAAATACCCTCTTCCTTTCATTCCTGGCTCTGATTTCTCCGGCGTTGTCGATTCTGTTGGACCCCGTGTCACTTGTTTTTCTGTTGGTGATCCTGTTTGTGGCTTTGTTTCTCTTGGTTCCTTTGCCCAATTCGTTATCGCTGATCAGGCTGATTTGTAAGTTAGATAGTATCTTTTAGCTTTTGTTGGGACTCTTTAATTTTTATTCTGCTCTATACTGTGTTTATATTTATGTCAGTATTATGTATTTTCATGTGCTGCACAATTTGTTGCCTACAGATTTTGTACCAAAAGTTTGTATTGTTTTTGAAATTCTTACTTATTTGGCATATAAACTAGTGATCTATATTACTAAGGTTGCTGATTGGTATTTTTACTCATGGAACAGGTTATATGTGCAAATGTCCTTTACTTTTTTATGACTTTTTAAAGTTTGTAAGCCTTGCAGTGACACATAACTCTATTTCTAGGTATTGCTTTCATTAAGAATCCCCTCTCCTCCGACATTATTATAGAATTATTTCTCCAAGTCTTTATGTGTTTCATGCATACAAATAAATAAGTTTGGATTATCCCAAAAGGGGTATTTCCTCATTTCGTTTATACTTGCTTATTTGGTTTCTATGGTAAATGTTTCTTTTACATGACCATAAGCATTATTATGCTCTCCTGAATCAACCTTTCTTGTATCTATATATTCTCTTAAAATCTAATTGTGTTTATATGTTGACATAAGCTCAAATCTTGTAGGTTTCGGGTACCTAATGGATGCGATCTAGTTGCTGCAGGTGGACTACCTGTTGCATATGGAACATCTCATGTGGCACTGGCTCATAGAGCTCACTTGAGTTCTGGTCAGGTACTAAACCTTCTATGCTTCTTGCACATGGCAATGTGGCACCACAAAATTCTATTTATATCAAATAGAACGAGTTTActtgtatgtgtaaacaatttaCTTAACTGACAATGAAATTGTAGGTATTGCTTGTTCTTGGTGCAGCAGGTGGTGTTGGGATTGCAGCTGTACAAATTGGGAAGGTCTGTGGAGCCACTGTCATTGCAGTTGCTAGGTATTATTACCCTTAAAAGGAATTTCTGACTTTTCAGACATCTAAAATTTGAGCCTTAACTAAAAATTGTAGTTAATTTATCTCACATAATTTTTCAGGGGTGATGAAAAGGTGCGTCTTTTGAAGTCAATGGGTGTCGATCATGTTGTTGACTTGAGCACAGGAAGCATAACTGAAAGTGTTAAGGGATTTTTGAAGGCAAGAAAGCTCCTAGGGGTTGATGTTTTGTATGATCCAGTTGGAGGCAAGGTGACAAAAGAGTCATTGAAGCTCTTGAACTGGGGAGCACAAATCTTGATCATCGGGTTTGCAAGTGGAGAGGTTCCTGTCATCCCTGCAAATATTGCCCTAGTAAAGGTACCACTGTTGAAAAACAACAAGTAGAAAAGTTACATATGCAGGTCCAAATGCCAAAGCTTCATACATCATAAAATTTAAATGATGATAAACATTTTTTTGCACCAACATGGGTAAGCACTTGCATGATGTCATACGACATGATAGGTGGGTGTAAGTTTGTCGCGCATAATTTTTTTAGTTCACAATTTTTTTAGTTCTTCGGTGCAGCTTTTATGAAAGTGTATCTTTCTTAAATCAGCAAGCTGGTTCTGGTTTTATGTCTAGAGGGTTTATTAGATATCGTGCTCTCTGAATCAAATTTGCATGAAACACAAAAGAGTGGTCCCTGTTACAAACAAAAAGTTTGACTTGGGTTGAAATTAATATTTACCATTATTAAAAATCACTTATAAGAATAACCTGTGCGACCTATCCATGAAGAACTGTGTGAACATCAGGTTTTATTATTAAAAAACAGTGTCAAATTGAAAATTGTTGTGTTTGTCATACATGGGTACACTAGGAACACACAGTAGAGTTTCTTAGAACCAAACCATTTTGTTCTGTCTTTTGTGTATGATTTTTTGTGAGTATTTGCATGTATGCTTACATTCTATTGATGCAGAATTGGACAATCCATGGGCTTTACTGGGGAAGTTATAAATTGAACCAACCAGGAGTTCTTGAAGACTCGTTGAATGAATTGCTCTCCTGGCTAGCAAAGGGTTTAATAACGATCAATGTTTCTCATGCTTTCAGCCTGTCACAGGTTTTGTGGTCTTGGTCTTTTTTCTTTTTGCATCAAACTGGTTCTTCGTGTTTTTTAAAATGATTCTTTTTGTTCAATAATCGCATTGTctaatataaaatatttatttgttGCTAAAATAAGAGTGTTGCTATATGAAAGATAAAGAACATTTATGCCTTAAAAATTATGTGATCTGTGTTGCTATTGTTGTCTTCATTTCAGATTAGATAGTGGAACTATGATATATACCGTATGTTATATGCTTTTGGCAGGCCAACCTTGCATTTGCTGCAATTAGGGATAGAAAGGTTATTGGAAAGGTGATGTTTGTCTTTGATGATCCAAAAACTGTCAAGGCGAAGCTCTAGTCTGTTCAGAATGTTACTGAAATTGGCTGCAGAAACGCTACAACATACTTGAATATTGATCTCCCCAAACATTAGATAAAAAATGATGTCCTTTTTCGAGTATCAAGATCAGAATCTGGGTAGTTTGGAGCCCATAGAATAAATTTTAGTAGTAATATGCAAGGATGTACAAGTATGAATGAATGCTACtgttattttaaaattatattttataagaTAAGAAGCCAAGACAGAGAAGCAGAAGGGATCTTGTTACAGAGTTgcaattaaatattatttttttcccCTAAGAATGATGaataacataaatataaatattgaGTGTTTTCAGTTAACTAAATATCGAAGTCTGGGACTAATAATTTGGCCACCAAATCATAAGTCAAATGTGGTGGGTTGCCAAAGAAGTCATATATGTATGGGGAGTGGCAATGAAGTCAAGTAATGAGTGTTGTTTAAAATTCTTGAGTTTCTCTCATTTAAAACTGGTCAAGAATTCACTCACTACAAATACCAGCAATTGGTTTACATATACAATTGATATTTTATCAATATGTTGAAAAGTTTGAGAAGAAACAACATAATGCTGAGAATTGGCTACTGTCGTCATGTGAGTTTCATCTGGAGGATAGCAAATTATGAAACACTAGTCCAGTGACAAGAAGAACAAAATCTGCTGTGGAAGCTATCGAGGAAAGAAAGGAAGGGAAATGGAAGGTTTTGCAAGTTTGGAACTCATCAGTCACCACAAGCCACCATGCTCATAGTGGAAGAAAAAGGCCCATTTGCCATTCTAACTACTGTCCCATCCTGCCAACACAACAATGGGGGGACCAATTTCATAACTACTTGAGAGAGATATGCTAAATAagtacatacatacatacatactaTATAATAAACTCGTCGTTAAATCCAGAGCAAGTATTATCAC is a genomic window containing:
- the LOC141713272 gene encoding uncharacterized protein LOC141713272 isoform X1, translating into MEALVCRKLGDPTDSSSNSPLSVEKCHPIPELKSATSVRVRVKASSLNFANYLQIQGKYQEKYPLPFIPGSDFSGVVDSVGPRVTCFSVGDPVCGFVSLGSFAQFVIADQADLFRVPNGCDLVAAGGLPVAYGTSHVALAHRAHLSSGQVLLVLGAAGGVGIAAVQIGKVCGATVIAVARGDEKVRLLKSMGVDHVVDLSTGSITESVKGFLKARKLLGVDVLYDPVGGKVTKESLKLLNWGAQILIIGFASGEVPVIPANIALVKNWTIHGLYWGSYKLNQPGVLEDSLNELLSWLAKGLITINVSHAFSLSQANLAFAAIRDRKVIGKVMFVFDDPKTVKAKL
- the LOC141713272 gene encoding uncharacterized protein LOC141713272 isoform X2; this translates as MEALVCRKLGDPTDSSSNSPLSVEKCHPIPELKSATSVRVRVKASSLNFANYLQIQGKYQEKYPLPFIPGSDFSGVVDSVGPRVTCFSVGDPVCGFVSLGSFAQFVIADQADLFRVPNGCDLVAAGGLPVAYGTSHVALAHRAHLSSGQVLLVLGAAGGVGIAAVQIGKVCGATVIAVARGDEKVRLLKSMGVDHVVDLSTGSITESVKGFLKARKLLGVDVLYDPVGGKVTKESLKLLNWGAQILIIGFASGEVPVIPANIALVKNWTIHGLYWGSYKLNQPGVLEDSLNELLSWLAKGLITINVSHAFSLSQIR